In a single window of the Natronosalvus caseinilyticus genome:
- a CDS encoding bifunctional N(6)-L-threonylcarbamoyladenine synthase/serine/threonine protein kinase, whose translation MLGIEGTAWAASAALYDGDDVVIETDAYEPDSGGIHPREAAEHMHDAIPRVVETVLEHAAETTDERPPIDAVAFSRGPGLGPCLRVVGTAARALAGTLEVPLVGVNHMVAHLEVGRHAADFDDPVCLNASGANAHLLAYRNGRYRVLGETMDTGVGNAIDKFTRHVGWSHPGGPKVEQAAKDGEYVDLPYVVKGMDFSFSGIMSAAKAAVDEGHAVEDVCFSLQEHIFAMLTEVAERALSLTGSDELVLGGGVGHNARLREMLETMCADRGAEFYAPEPRFLGDNAGMIAVLGAKMYAVGDTLEIPNSRVDPDFRPDQVPVTWRSDEPDRAVVGGQGVDDAEREGEGGNERDDENESETTIRGAEAVVTLEPEAGRVRKRRRPKRYRHPDLDARLRRERTTLEARLTSHARRAGVPTPVVRDVDRQEATLEFEYVGDDDLQKALTIDRVESVGRSLATIHEAGFVHGDPTTRNVRVDADRTYLIDFGLGYHSDHLEDYAMDLHVFDQSLVGTADDPEPLREALRAGYREAGDGAVLERLREIERRGRYVEKE comes from the coding sequence ATCCTCGGCATCGAGGGTACCGCGTGGGCGGCGAGTGCGGCCCTGTACGACGGCGACGACGTGGTAATCGAGACCGACGCCTACGAACCCGACAGCGGCGGCATCCACCCCCGCGAGGCGGCCGAGCACATGCACGACGCGATTCCGCGAGTCGTCGAGACGGTGCTCGAGCACGCGGCCGAGACGACGGACGAACGGCCGCCCATCGACGCCGTCGCCTTCTCTCGCGGCCCCGGTCTCGGCCCCTGCCTGCGCGTCGTCGGCACTGCCGCACGGGCGCTCGCGGGTACCCTCGAGGTGCCTCTCGTCGGCGTCAACCACATGGTCGCCCACCTCGAGGTCGGGCGCCACGCAGCCGACTTCGACGACCCCGTCTGTCTGAACGCCAGCGGAGCTAACGCCCACCTGCTTGCCTATCGCAACGGGCGCTACCGCGTCCTAGGCGAGACGATGGACACCGGCGTCGGCAACGCGATCGATAAGTTCACCCGACACGTCGGCTGGTCCCACCCCGGCGGCCCGAAGGTCGAGCAAGCCGCTAAAGACGGCGAGTACGTCGATTTGCCCTACGTCGTCAAGGGGATGGACTTCTCGTTTTCGGGGATCATGTCCGCGGCGAAGGCCGCCGTCGACGAGGGCCACGCCGTCGAGGACGTCTGCTTTTCCCTCCAGGAGCACATCTTCGCGATGCTCACCGAAGTCGCCGAACGCGCGCTCTCGCTCACCGGCAGCGACGAACTCGTTCTCGGGGGCGGCGTCGGCCACAATGCTCGCCTCCGCGAGATGCTCGAGACGATGTGTGCCGACCGGGGTGCCGAGTTCTACGCCCCCGAGCCTCGATTCCTGGGCGACAACGCGGGGATGATCGCCGTCCTCGGCGCGAAGATGTACGCTGTGGGTGATACGCTCGAGATTCCGAACTCCCGCGTCGATCCAGACTTTCGGCCCGACCAGGTGCCGGTCACTTGGCGAAGCGACGAACCAGATCGGGCCGTCGTCGGAGGCCAAGGAGTCGACGACGCCGAGCGTGAAGGCGAAGGCGGAAACGAACGTGACGACGAAAACGAGAGCGAGACGACGATTCGCGGCGCCGAAGCCGTCGTCACCCTCGAGCCCGAGGCCGGTCGCGTCCGCAAGCGTCGCCGCCCCAAACGCTACCGCCACCCTGATCTCGATGCACGTCTGCGACGCGAGCGGACCACCCTCGAGGCACGCCTGACGAGCCACGCTCGACGAGCGGGCGTCCCGACGCCGGTGGTTCGCGACGTCGACCGCCAGGAAGCGACCCTCGAGTTCGAGTACGTCGGCGACGACGATTTACAGAAAGCGCTGACGATCGACCGGGTCGAATCCGTTGGCCGGTCGCTCGCGACTATCCACGAGGCGGGGTTCGTCCACGGCGACCCGACCACGCGAAACGTGCGCGTCGACGCCGATCGAACCTACCTGATCGACTTCGGACTGGGCTATCACTCCGACCACCTCGAGGACTACGCGATGGACCTCCACGTCTTCGACCAGAGCCTGGTCGGGACGGCCGACGATCCCGAGCCACTCAGGGAGGCGCTTCGGGCGGGCTACCGCGAGGCCGGGGACGGGGCAGTCCTCGAGCGTCTCCGCGAAATCGAGCGCCGGGGTCGGTACGTCGAAAAAGAGTGA